From Zingiber officinale cultivar Zhangliang chromosome 5B, Zo_v1.1, whole genome shotgun sequence, the proteins below share one genomic window:
- the LOC121983918 gene encoding GDSL esterase/lipase EXL3-like: MDMEFMRADQLVLAAGLLLLQLPFACALVRSPNRTTAAAPLVPAIIAFGDSIVDPGNNDVLTTIIKCNFPPYGQNFAGGATGRFSNGFIPTDLIAQTLGVKQLLPPYLGVDLSPEDILTGVSFASGATGYDPLTPKILNVIPMKDQLDLFSEYRARLYSIAGPDRGAEIISKALFIICAGTDDLANTYFTTPFRRNYDVPSYINLLISSASEFIRQVVGIGARKIGFVGLPPIGCVPSQRTLGGGKERRCEATRNQAAQLFNSRIETVIKGLSAEFTQVKIVYIDIYDILLDLVQRPGYYGFKESTKGCCGSGEIEVTLLCNSKTVTTCSDVNEYVFWDSYHPTEKAYKIVVNNIFTNYLRYLL; the protein is encoded by the exons ATGGACATGGAGTTCATGAGAGCCGATCAGTTAGTTCTGGCTGCAGGCCTCCTCCTGCTGCAGCTGCCGTTTGCATGCGCATTGGTGCGCTCTCCGAACCGGACAACGGCAGCAGCGCCGTTGGTGCCGGCGATCATCGCGTTCGGGGACTCCATCGTCGACCCAGGCAACAACGACGTGCTGACCACCATCATCAAGTGCAACTTCCCGCCCTACGGCCAGAACTTTGCGGGCGGCGCCACGGGGAGGTTCTCCAACGGCTTCATTCCCACTGATCTAATAG CTCAAACGTTAGGTGTGAAGCAATTACTTCCCCCGTACCTCGGCGTGGATCTCTCACCCGAGGACATCTTAACCGGTGTCAGCTTTGCCTCCGGCGCAACGGGCTATGACCCTCTCACCCCCAAAATCTTG AATGTAATACCCATGAAGGATCAGCTCGATCTCTTCAGTGAGTACAGAGCAAGGCTGTACTCCATTGCTGGTCCAGATCGAGGCGCGGAAATCATCTCGAAAGCCCTCTTCATCATTTGCGCGGGAACTGACGATCTCGCTAACACTTATTTCACCACCCCCTTCCGGAGGAACTATGACGTTCCTTCCTACATCAACTTGTTGATCTCTTCTGCTTCAGAATTCATCAGG CAAGTAGTAGGAATCGGCGCGAGGAAGATCGGATTTGTGGGTCTTCCGCCTATCGGCTGCGTGCCGTCGCAAAGAACTCTCGGCGGAGGTAAAGAAAGACGATGCGAAGCGACTCGGAACCAAGCGGCCCAATTGTTCAACTCCAGGATTGAGACTGTGATCAAAGGTCTTTCAGCAGAGTTTACTCAAGTGAAGATTGTCTACATCGACATATACGACATTCTTCTTGATCTTGTTCAAAGACCTGGCTATTATG GATTTAAGGAGTCCACAAAAGGGTGCTGTGGAAGTGGAGAAATAGAGGTCACTCTCCTCTGCAACAGCAAGACAGTAACCACTTGCAGCGACGTGAATGAGTA